The following coding sequences lie in one Babylonia areolata isolate BAREFJ2019XMU chromosome 7, ASM4173473v1, whole genome shotgun sequence genomic window:
- the LOC143283761 gene encoding anhydro-N-acetylmuramic acid kinase-like isoform X1: MTTYTGLGLTSGSSLDGLDICCAEFTGDLNTDIWSFRILEATTVPYDDAWRERLANVHTLSGLELIRLHYDYAHFMGKAIEDFMVRMAEKDKDLPGGKLDIRVDFVAANGHTAFHQPENGVTFQLGDGEVLSTYLKCPLITNFSVKDVCLGGQGAPLAGSVDRFLFLGVGLCINLGGIACIRVRETGSAWDVCACNTVLNHLANLKDPTAMFDKNGELAEKGKVLKDVLKSLEELDYYKLKSPKSLAMEWITNKIWPILDHALQTKKYSLEDLARTYVEHIAMQICDACMKSKASPDKPRKTYGENVVLLTGGGVHNTFLMKNVKEKLLAGGLHLDKDMAEPETIDFKEAASFAFLGMRCMLGKANVFADSTGASESSTSGCIHQPLRIDFRGSYPSTYRFLFRQASVSS; this comes from the exons atgaCCACCTACACTGGTCTGGGGCTGACCTCCGGCAGCTCACTGGACGGGCTGGACATCTGCTGTGCCGAATTCACGGGAGACCTCAACACGGACATCTGGAGCTTCCGTATCCTGGAGGCCACCACGGTCCCCTATGACGACGCCTGGAGGGAAAGACTGGCCAACGTCCACACCCTCTCCGGGCTGGAGCTGATCCGTCTCCACTACGACTACGCTCACTTCATGGGCAAGGCCATTGAG GATTTCATGGTCAGGATGGCGGAGAAGGATAAAGACCTTCCGGGTGGGAAGCTTGACATCCGGGTGGACTTTGTGGCGGCCAACGGGCACACGGCGTTCCATCAGCCCGAGAACGGAGTAACCTTCCAACTGGGGGATGGCGAGGTCCTCTCCACCTACCTCAAGTGCCCCCTCATCACcaacttcag TGTGAAAGACGTCTGTCTCGGGGGCCAGGGGGCGCCACTGGCGGGCAGTGTGGACCGCTTTCTCTTCCTGGGCGTTGGGCTGTGCATCAACCTCGGAGGCATCGCCTGCATCCGTGTGCGCGAGACCGGCAGCGCGTGGGACGTGTGCGCGTGCAACACTGTGCTCAACCACCTGGCGAATCTGAAGGACCCGACAGCCATGTTTGATAa aAACGGAGAGCTGGCGGAGAAGGGGAAAGTTCTGAAGGACGTGCTGAAGTCCTTGGAGGAGCTGGACTACTACAAGCTGAAGAGCCCCAAGTCTCTGGCCATGGAGTGGATCACCAACAAGATCTGGCCCATCTTGGAC CATGCCTTGCAGACCAAGAAGTACAGTCTGGAGGACTTGGCGAGGACCTACGTGGAGCACATCGCGATGCAGATCTGTGACGCATGTATGAAGAGCAAGGCCAGCCCTGACAAACCCAGGAAAACGTATGGCGAAAACGTGGTCCTCCTCACCGGAG GAGGAGTCCACAACACCTTCCTGATGAAGAACGTGAAGGAGAAGCTTCTGGCTGGAGGTCTCCATCTGGACAAGGACATGGCGGAACCGGAGACTATTGACTTCAAGGAGGCGGCCAGCTTCGCCTTCCTGGGCAtgcggtgcatgctgggtaaggcCAACGTCTTTGCCGACTCCACGGGCGCCAGTGAGAGCAGCACCTCAGGCTGCATCCACCAGCCTCTCCGCATCGATTTCCGGGGTTCCTACCCCAGTACTTACCGCTTCCTCTTCAGACAGGCCTCTGTGTCATCCTGA
- the LOC143283761 gene encoding anhydro-N-acetylmuramic acid kinase-like isoform X2 translates to MTTYTGLGLTSGSSLDGLDICCAEFTGDLNTDIWSFRILEATTVPYDDAWRERLANVHTLSGLELIRLHYDYAHFMGKAIEDFMVRMAEKDKDLPGGKLDIRVDFVAANGHTAFHQPENGVTFQLGDGEVLSTYLKCPLITNFSVKDVCLGGQGAPLAGSVDRFLFLGVGLCINLGGIACIRVRETGSAWDVCACNTVLNHLANLKDPTAMFDKNGELAEKGKVLKDVLKSLEELDYYKLKSPKSLAMEWITNKIWPILDTKKYSLEDLARTYVEHIAMQICDACMKSKASPDKPRKTYGENVVLLTGGGVHNTFLMKNVKEKLLAGGLHLDKDMAEPETIDFKEAASFAFLGMRCMLGKANVFADSTGASESSTSGCIHQPLRIDFRGSYPSTYRFLFRQASVSS, encoded by the exons atgaCCACCTACACTGGTCTGGGGCTGACCTCCGGCAGCTCACTGGACGGGCTGGACATCTGCTGTGCCGAATTCACGGGAGACCTCAACACGGACATCTGGAGCTTCCGTATCCTGGAGGCCACCACGGTCCCCTATGACGACGCCTGGAGGGAAAGACTGGCCAACGTCCACACCCTCTCCGGGCTGGAGCTGATCCGTCTCCACTACGACTACGCTCACTTCATGGGCAAGGCCATTGAG GATTTCATGGTCAGGATGGCGGAGAAGGATAAAGACCTTCCGGGTGGGAAGCTTGACATCCGGGTGGACTTTGTGGCGGCCAACGGGCACACGGCGTTCCATCAGCCCGAGAACGGAGTAACCTTCCAACTGGGGGATGGCGAGGTCCTCTCCACCTACCTCAAGTGCCCCCTCATCACcaacttcag TGTGAAAGACGTCTGTCTCGGGGGCCAGGGGGCGCCACTGGCGGGCAGTGTGGACCGCTTTCTCTTCCTGGGCGTTGGGCTGTGCATCAACCTCGGAGGCATCGCCTGCATCCGTGTGCGCGAGACCGGCAGCGCGTGGGACGTGTGCGCGTGCAACACTGTGCTCAACCACCTGGCGAATCTGAAGGACCCGACAGCCATGTTTGATAa aAACGGAGAGCTGGCGGAGAAGGGGAAAGTTCTGAAGGACGTGCTGAAGTCCTTGGAGGAGCTGGACTACTACAAGCTGAAGAGCCCCAAGTCTCTGGCCATGGAGTGGATCACCAACAAGATCTGGCCCATCTTGGAC ACCAAGAAGTACAGTCTGGAGGACTTGGCGAGGACCTACGTGGAGCACATCGCGATGCAGATCTGTGACGCATGTATGAAGAGCAAGGCCAGCCCTGACAAACCCAGGAAAACGTATGGCGAAAACGTGGTCCTCCTCACCGGAG GAGGAGTCCACAACACCTTCCTGATGAAGAACGTGAAGGAGAAGCTTCTGGCTGGAGGTCTCCATCTGGACAAGGACATGGCGGAACCGGAGACTATTGACTTCAAGGAGGCGGCCAGCTTCGCCTTCCTGGGCAtgcggtgcatgctgggtaaggcCAACGTCTTTGCCGACTCCACGGGCGCCAGTGAGAGCAGCACCTCAGGCTGCATCCACCAGCCTCTCCGCATCGATTTCCGGGGTTCCTACCCCAGTACTTACCGCTTCCTCTTCAGACAGGCCTCTGTGTCATCCTGA